A single region of the Acidobacteriota bacterium genome encodes:
- a CDS encoding cupredoxin domain-containing protein codes for MTRYLAPAALILALVGAGCSAPAPSDTATPATSAPASGTPAAAVNHDGRAIEITGNDTMKFSVTEIKAKPGEKLSVTLVNLGTTPKFSMGHNWLLLTADAPMDAFLVAAAEAATNDYVPQNDHKASILAVTKLLGPNERDTVTFTAPATAGSYPFICSFPGHYQVGMRGMLIVE; via the coding sequence GCCGGTTGTTCCGCTCCGGCGCCGTCAGACACCGCCACACCTGCCACGTCTGCACCGGCATCCGGAACGCCGGCCGCAGCAGTGAATCACGATGGGCGCGCCATCGAGATCACCGGCAACGACACGATGAAGTTCTCCGTGACGGAGATCAAGGCCAAGCCGGGCGAGAAGCTCAGCGTGACCCTCGTCAATCTCGGGACCACGCCCAAGTTCTCGATGGGGCACAACTGGCTCCTGCTGACGGCCGACGCACCGATGGACGCCTTCCTCGTGGCGGCGGCCGAAGCGGCGACCAACGACTACGTACCGCAGAACGACCACAAGGCCAGCATCCTGGCGGTCACGAAGCTGCTCGGCCCGAACGAGCGCGACACGGTCACCTTCACGGCACCGGCCACGGCCGGCAGCTATCCCTTCATCTGTTCGTTCCCCGGTCACTACCAGGTCGGCATGCGCGGCATGCTGATCGTCGAGTGA